From Streptomyces griseorubiginosus, one genomic window encodes:
- the crcB gene encoding fluoride efflux transporter CrcB has translation MTAPESLRAPARPPRQSAWQGQAPVVAVVALGGALGATARYALALHWPVQPGGFPWATFWTNVVGCAVIGVFMVVITDVWAAHRLVRPFFGTGVLGGFTTFSTYAVDIQRLVDHGRPATGLAYLAATLLAALTAVWLTSTAARRVLKWRQP, from the coding sequence ATGACAGCCCCGGAGAGCCTCCGCGCCCCCGCGCGGCCCCCACGGCAGTCCGCGTGGCAGGGCCAGGCGCCGGTCGTCGCGGTGGTCGCGCTCGGCGGCGCCCTGGGCGCGACGGCCCGGTACGCCCTCGCGCTCCACTGGCCGGTGCAGCCGGGCGGCTTTCCCTGGGCGACCTTCTGGACCAACGTCGTCGGCTGTGCCGTCATCGGTGTGTTCATGGTCGTCATCACCGACGTGTGGGCCGCCCACCGCCTGGTCCGCCCCTTCTTCGGCACCGGCGTCCTCGGCGGCTTCACCACCTTCTCCACCTACGCCGTCGACATCCAGCGACTCGTGGACCACGGCCGGCCCGCCACGGGCCTGGCCTATCTCGCCGCGACCCTGCTCGCGGCCCTCACGGCGGTGTGGCTCACGTCCACGGCGGCCCGCCGCGTCCTGAAGTGGAGGCAGCCATGA
- a CDS encoding helix-turn-helix domain-containing protein has translation MLRTPTGRRRLDILEWLKDPAAHFPPQRHIDPVEDGVSAHAVAVKLGVRRSVARTHLALLVNIGLVRTKRIRWRTYYRRDEMRIAEVARMFEKGW, from the coding sequence ATGCTGAGGACTCCGACCGGCCGGCGGCGACTGGACATCCTGGAGTGGCTGAAGGACCCGGCCGCGCACTTCCCCCCGCAGCGGCACATCGACCCCGTCGAGGACGGCGTGTCCGCCCATGCCGTCGCGGTCAAGCTCGGCGTGCGGCGCTCGGTCGCCCGGACCCATCTCGCCCTCCTGGTGAACATCGGCCTCGTGCGCACCAAGAGAATCCGGTGGCGCACGTACTACCGTCGCGACGAGATGCGCATCGCCGAGGTGGCGCGCATGTTCGAGAAGGGTTGGTAG
- a CDS encoding undecaprenyl-diphosphate phosphatase has protein sequence MSVISVGQAVVLGAVEGVTEFLPVSSTGHLKIVEGLMNIPVDDDAVVGFSAVIQVGAIAAVLVYFFKDIVRIVSAWGRGLFHKEERYHHDYKFAWWVIAATIPIVAVGLAAKPLIEGPLASLWVVAGSLIVGSGVMWAADQMGRHKRGEDDTSFKDAMLVGSSQILALLFPGFSRSGATMSTALILDLDRVAATRLSFFLGIPALTGAGIYELKDALGAGVGAAPLAVGTAVSFVVAYASIAWLLKFVAKHSFNAFVIYRIVVGLLLFGLLATGTLTG, from the coding sequence ATGAGCGTCATCAGCGTCGGTCAGGCCGTCGTCCTCGGAGCAGTCGAGGGGGTGACCGAGTTCCTTCCCGTCTCCTCCACCGGTCATCTCAAGATCGTCGAGGGGCTGATGAACATCCCCGTCGACGACGACGCCGTCGTCGGGTTCTCGGCCGTCATCCAGGTGGGCGCGATCGCCGCCGTGCTCGTGTACTTCTTCAAGGACATCGTGCGGATCGTCTCCGCGTGGGGGAGAGGGCTGTTCCACAAGGAGGAGCGCTACCACCACGACTACAAGTTCGCGTGGTGGGTGATCGCCGCGACCATCCCGATCGTCGCCGTGGGCCTCGCCGCCAAGCCGCTCATCGAGGGGCCGCTCGCCTCCCTGTGGGTGGTCGCCGGTTCGCTGATCGTCGGCAGCGGTGTGATGTGGGCGGCGGACCAGATGGGCCGGCACAAGCGCGGCGAGGACGACACCTCCTTCAAGGACGCCATGCTGGTCGGCAGCTCGCAGATCCTCGCCCTGCTCTTCCCGGGCTTCTCCCGCTCCGGCGCCACCATGTCGACGGCCCTGATCCTCGACCTGGACCGCGTCGCCGCCACCCGCCTCTCCTTCTTCCTCGGCATCCCCGCCCTCACCGGCGCCGGCATCTACGAGCTCAAGGACGCCCTCGGTGCGGGCGTGGGCGCGGCACCGCTAGCCGTCGGCACGGCCGTCTCCTTCGTCGTCGCCTACGCCTCCATCGCCTGGCTCCTGAAGTTCGTCGCCAAGCACTCCTTCAACGCCTTCGTGATCTACCGCATCGTCGTGGGCCTCCTCCTCTTCGGCCTGCTGGCCACGGGGACGCTGACGGGCTGA
- a CDS encoding glycosyltransferase 87 family protein: MRAPATDRGRLALVLALAVAVTVFTATVPLLRDWFDLRVYHGAVDTWIHHDGRLYDYRVPGTPYGFTYPPFAAVAMLPMALLGLRTAIAVGLLLNLAALAVVVRLLTGRAWRRYGWYGCALGACALALFEPLRDTFSFGQVNLLLLALVLVDAWLLATGRERLAGIGIGLAAAVKLTPALFIGLLLVAGRRRPAAVATGVALAATGFAAVVAPDASRFYWTDAMWDTTRVGRLDYVSNQSLQGVLARLGETDRAVWAVTVLLTLGVWAVRARRAAAARDWTAAFALTGLTACLVSPITWVHHLVWLLPSFAVLVRAGHPRIAGALYAVLCTSLVWLWFDDASGVDGFLGSDTYTWITLGLLLWLPAGQPRADRPNRDRSARAVEPAPSPAAARMAQVSSQPGPSARGDTAAATGTASGPGLGRTRSASREPTGSTRPPAANPQSSRSRASS; encoded by the coding sequence ATGAGGGCGCCGGCCACGGACCGCGGTCGGCTGGCGCTGGTCCTGGCCCTCGCCGTCGCGGTCACCGTGTTCACGGCAACCGTGCCGCTCCTGCGCGACTGGTTCGACCTGCGCGTCTACCACGGAGCCGTCGACACCTGGATCCACCACGACGGACGGCTCTACGACTACCGGGTGCCGGGGACGCCGTACGGCTTCACCTACCCGCCGTTCGCCGCCGTCGCCATGCTGCCGATGGCCCTGCTCGGACTGCGCACCGCGATCGCCGTCGGCCTGCTGCTCAACCTGGCCGCGCTGGCCGTGGTCGTGCGCCTCCTCACCGGCCGGGCCTGGCGGCGGTACGGCTGGTACGGCTGCGCGCTGGGCGCCTGCGCGCTCGCGCTGTTCGAACCGCTGCGCGACACCTTCAGCTTCGGCCAGGTGAACCTCCTGCTGCTGGCCCTCGTCCTCGTCGACGCCTGGCTGCTCGCGACCGGCCGGGAACGCCTGGCCGGCATCGGGATCGGTCTGGCCGCCGCCGTGAAGCTCACACCGGCCCTCTTCATCGGTCTGCTCCTGGTCGCCGGGCGCCGGCGCCCGGCGGCGGTCGCCACGGGGGTGGCCCTGGCGGCGACGGGGTTCGCGGCCGTCGTGGCCCCGGACGCCTCGCGTTTCTACTGGACCGACGCGATGTGGGACACGACCAGGGTGGGCCGCCTGGACTACGTCTCCAACCAGTCGCTGCAGGGCGTCCTGGCCCGGCTCGGCGAGACGGACCGCGCGGTGTGGGCGGTGACCGTGCTGCTGACCCTGGGCGTGTGGGCCGTACGGGCCCGGCGGGCCGCGGCGGCGCGGGACTGGACGGCCGCGTTCGCACTGACCGGACTGACCGCCTGCCTCGTCAGCCCGATCACCTGGGTCCACCATCTGGTGTGGCTGCTGCCCTCGTTCGCGGTCCTGGTGCGCGCGGGGCACCCGCGGATCGCGGGCGCCCTGTACGCCGTGCTGTGCACCAGCCTGGTGTGGCTGTGGTTCGACGACGCGTCCGGCGTCGACGGCTTCCTCGGCAGCGACACGTACACGTGGATCACCCTCGGTCTGCTGCTGTGGCTGCCGGCCGGTCAGCCCCGGGCCGACCGCCCGAACCGGGACCGCAGCGCCAGAGCCGTCGAGCCCGCCCCGAGCCCGGCCGCGGCCAGGATGGCCCAGGTCTCCAGCCAGCCGGGCCCCTCGGCCCGCGGTGACACGGCCGCCGCGACCGGCACGGCCTCGGGCCCCGGCCTGGGCCGTACCCGCAGCGCGTCCAGGGAGCCCACCGGATCGACCCGCCCGCCCGCCGCGAACCCCCAGTCGAGCAGGTCCCGCGCCTCCTCGTAG
- the aspA gene encoding aspartate ammonia-lyase — protein MTAAVSRREHDLLGDRDVPADAYWGVHTLRATENFPITGTPISAYPHLIDALAAVKEAAALANEELGLLEPRKAAAIVEACREIRDGKLHDQFVVDVIQGGAGTSTNMNANEVIANRALELLGHEKGQYSFLHPNEDVNLGQSTNDVYPTAVKIATVFAVHGLLKAMAVLQDSFARKAVEFRDVLKMGRTQLQDAVPMTLGQEFSAYAVMMDEDRSRLDEAVELIHEINLGATAIGTGLNAPAGYAESARRHLAAITGLPLVTAANLVEATQDCGAFVQMSGVLKRIAVKLSKSCNDLRLLSSGPRAGLGEINLPPVQAGSSIMPGKVNPVIPEVVNQVAFEVIGNDVAITMAAEAGQLQLNAFEPIILHSLSESITHLRAACLTLAERCVDGITANTEVLRRTVENSIGLVTALNPHIGYTAATDIAKEALATGRGVAELVLEKGLLPAETLADLLRPEILAGSGTAGA, from the coding sequence ATGACCGCCGCCGTCAGCCGCCGCGAGCACGACCTGCTGGGTGATCGGGACGTACCCGCCGACGCCTACTGGGGTGTTCACACCCTGCGCGCCACCGAGAACTTCCCCATCACCGGCACCCCGATCTCGGCCTATCCCCATCTGATCGACGCCCTCGCCGCCGTCAAGGAGGCCGCCGCGCTGGCCAACGAGGAGCTCGGACTGCTGGAGCCGAGGAAGGCGGCCGCGATCGTCGAGGCCTGCCGGGAGATCCGGGACGGCAAGCTGCACGACCAGTTCGTGGTCGACGTGATCCAGGGCGGGGCCGGCACCTCGACCAACATGAACGCCAACGAGGTCATCGCCAACCGGGCGCTGGAACTGCTGGGGCACGAGAAGGGGCAGTACTCGTTCCTGCACCCCAACGAGGACGTCAACCTGGGGCAGTCGACCAATGACGTCTACCCGACCGCAGTCAAGATCGCGACGGTCTTCGCGGTACATGGACTGCTCAAGGCGATGGCTGTACTGCAGGACTCGTTCGCCCGCAAGGCCGTCGAGTTCCGCGATGTGCTCAAGATGGGCCGTACACAGTTGCAGGACGCGGTGCCCATGACGCTCGGTCAAGAGTTCTCGGCCTATGCCGTCATGATGGACGAGGACCGGTCCCGTCTTGACGAGGCCGTCGAGTTGATCCATGAGATCAACCTGGGGGCCACGGCCATCGGCACCGGACTCAACGCTCCGGCCGGATACGCCGAGTCGGCCCGCCGCCACCTCGCCGCGATCACCGGGCTGCCCCTGGTCACCGCCGCCAACCTGGTCGAGGCGACCCAGGACTGCGGGGCGTTCGTCCAGATGTCCGGCGTACTGAAGCGGATCGCGGTCAAGCTGAGCAAGAGCTGCAACGACCTGCGGCTGCTGTCGTCCGGTCCGCGGGCCGGTCTCGGCGAGATCAACCTGCCGCCGGTACAGGCCGGTTCGTCGATCATGCCCGGCAAGGTCAACCCGGTGATCCCCGAGGTCGTCAACCAGGTCGCCTTCGAGGTCATCGGCAACGACGTCGCCATCACGATGGCGGCGGAGGCCGGACAGCTCCAGCTGAACGCCTTCGAGCCGATCATCCTGCACTCCCTCTCCGAGTCGATCACCCACCTGCGGGCCGCCTGCCTGACGCTCGCCGAGCGCTGCGTGGACGGCATCACCGCCAACACCGAGGTGCTGCGCCGGACCGTCGAGAACTCCATCGGCCTGGTCACCGCCCTCAACCCGCACATCGGCTACACGGCCGCCACCGACATCGCCAAGGAGGCCCTCGCCACGGGCCGCGGCGTCGCCGAACTCGTCCTGGAGAAGGGCCTGTTGCCCGCCGAGACACTGGCCGACCTGCTGCGGCCGGAGATCCTCGCGGGCAGCGGGACGGCCGGGGCCTGA
- a CDS encoding glutaminase, producing the protein MTTTSSLTFQPVLERIAEEISRTPVRGRAADYIPALAACDPRSFGMAVAELDGTVYGVGDWREPFSTQSITKVFTLALDLAREGDELWEHVGREPSGNPFNSLVQLEYENGIPRNPFINAGALVVTDRLHSRTGDAAGALLSFLREESGNPELGFDEEVAASESAHGDRNAALAHFMAAYGNIDNDIPALLDQYFRQCSIRASCADLALATGFLARHGIRADGTRLLTQSQAKQINAIMLTCGTYDAAGDFAYRVGLPGKSGVGGGVIAVVPGRCTLCVWSPGLDERGNSVAGVAALDRFTTLTGLSVF; encoded by the coding sequence ATGACAACGACGTCGTCGCTGACCTTCCAGCCGGTCCTGGAGCGCATCGCCGAGGAGATCTCCCGCACCCCCGTCCGCGGCCGCGCCGCCGACTACATTCCCGCGCTCGCCGCCTGCGACCCGCGCAGTTTCGGCATGGCCGTCGCGGAGCTGGACGGCACGGTGTACGGGGTCGGGGACTGGCGGGAGCCGTTCTCCACGCAGTCCATCACCAAGGTCTTCACCCTCGCGCTGGACCTGGCCCGCGAGGGCGACGAACTCTGGGAGCACGTGGGCCGGGAGCCCTCCGGCAACCCCTTCAACTCCCTGGTGCAGCTGGAGTACGAGAACGGCATCCCGCGCAACCCGTTCATCAACGCGGGCGCCCTCGTCGTCACCGACCGCCTGCACAGCCGTACCGGAGACGCGGCGGGCGCACTGCTGTCCTTCCTGCGCGAGGAGAGCGGCAACCCGGAGCTGGGCTTCGACGAGGAGGTCGCCGCCTCCGAGTCGGCGCACGGTGACCGCAACGCGGCGCTGGCCCACTTCATGGCCGCGTACGGCAACATCGACAACGACATCCCCGCCCTGCTCGACCAGTACTTCCGCCAGTGCTCGATCCGGGCGTCCTGCGCCGACCTGGCCCTCGCCACCGGCTTCCTGGCCCGCCACGGCATCCGGGCCGACGGCACCCGCCTCCTCACCCAGAGCCAGGCCAAGCAGATCAACGCGATCATGCTGACCTGCGGGACGTACGACGCGGCGGGCGACTTCGCCTACCGGGTGGGCCTGCCCGGGAAGAGCGGTGTGGGCGGGGGCGTCATCGCGGTGGTGCCGGGCCGCTGCACGCTGTGCGTGTGGAGCCCGGGTCTGGACGAGCGCGGCAACTCGGTGGCGGGAGTGGCGGCCCTGGACAGGTTCACCACGCTGACGGGTCTCTCGGTCTTCTAG
- the mptB gene encoding polyprenol phosphomannose-dependent alpha 1,6 mannosyltransferase MptB: MLANVSVDLRRCQILGLVGTAFLAAGGETAGALPVRELLQPASPQAALGLVGAYFGVVLLIAAWLLLGRLVRDPATRPGTRELMAVLVLWSAPLLLAPPLFSRDVYSYLAQGAMADAHMDVYTHGPALLGGPLADEVAPVWRDTAAPYGPVFLGLASALVKASRGELPAGLFGMRLVALLGVALMAAALPRLARHSGADPAAALWLGALNPLVLLHLVAGAHNDAVMLGLLGLGLVAALGRRPILGAVLVTLAALVKAPAVLGLAAIVVLRIQAGDHPARAVGTAAASAAATTVAATAVAGTGYGWMGALGTPVSTGNWALTSLLGRATAALLKRLGSDLAPLAVPAWHALGVVLAVAVIACIWLRLRPRPVYALGLSLATVAALGPAIRPWYALWGLFLIAAAAPSASVRHRVAAVTGVLALATLPSGGPADGGQLVLAVSGGVLALVVLVQAHQTARTAATGHPA, from the coding sequence GTGTTGGCCAACGTTTCCGTCGATCTTCGCCGCTGCCAGATCCTCGGTCTGGTCGGCACCGCGTTCCTCGCCGCGGGTGGTGAGACCGCGGGAGCCCTCCCCGTACGCGAACTCCTCCAACCGGCCTCGCCGCAAGCGGCACTGGGCCTGGTGGGCGCCTACTTCGGTGTCGTGCTCCTGATCGCGGCCTGGCTGCTGCTCGGCCGCCTGGTCCGCGACCCCGCGACGCGGCCCGGCACCCGTGAGCTCATGGCCGTCCTCGTCCTCTGGTCGGCCCCGCTGCTGCTCGCGCCGCCCCTGTTCAGCCGGGACGTCTACAGCTACCTCGCCCAAGGCGCCATGGCCGACGCCCACATGGACGTCTACACCCACGGCCCCGCCCTCCTCGGCGGCCCCCTCGCCGACGAGGTCGCCCCCGTGTGGCGCGACACGGCCGCCCCGTACGGGCCCGTGTTCCTCGGCCTGGCCTCCGCCCTCGTGAAGGCGTCCCGCGGTGAGCTCCCCGCCGGTCTGTTCGGGATGCGCCTCGTCGCCCTGCTCGGGGTGGCGCTCATGGCGGCAGCCCTGCCCCGGCTCGCCCGGCACAGCGGCGCCGACCCGGCCGCCGCGCTCTGGCTCGGCGCCCTCAACCCGCTCGTGCTGCTCCACCTGGTCGCGGGCGCCCACAACGACGCCGTCATGCTCGGTCTGCTCGGCCTCGGCCTGGTCGCCGCGCTGGGCCGGCGGCCGATCCTGGGCGCCGTCCTCGTGACGCTCGCCGCACTGGTCAAGGCACCCGCCGTGCTCGGGCTCGCGGCGATCGTCGTCCTGCGGATCCAGGCCGGCGACCATCCGGCGAGAGCCGTGGGGACGGCCGCCGCGTCGGCCGCCGCCACCACGGTCGCCGCGACGGCCGTGGCGGGCACCGGCTACGGCTGGATGGGCGCCCTGGGCACCCCCGTCTCCACCGGCAACTGGGCCCTGACCAGCCTCCTCGGCCGCGCCACCGCGGCCCTGCTCAAGCGGCTCGGCAGCGACCTGGCCCCGCTGGCCGTACCGGCCTGGCACGCCCTCGGCGTCGTCCTGGCGGTCGCCGTCATCGCCTGCATATGGCTGCGTCTTCGCCCCCGGCCCGTCTACGCCCTCGGCCTGAGCCTCGCCACCGTCGCCGCCCTCGGCCCCGCGATCCGCCCCTGGTACGCCCTGTGGGGACTGTTCCTCATAGCTGCCGCCGCGCCCAGCGCCTCGGTACGGCACCGGGTGGCCGCCGTGACGGGAGTGCTCGCCCTCGCCACCCTGCCGAGCGGCGGCCCGGCCGACGGCGGCCAACTGGTCCTGGCCGTCTCGGGCGGTGTGCTCGCCCTGGTCGTGCTCGTCCAGGCCCACCAGACCGCGCGTACGGCGGCGACGGGACACCCGGCATGA
- a CDS encoding asparaginase → MYSSSVAAAPLVREPLHAPVAHLIRGGLIEGTHYGSVVVLGRDGDVRFQLGDIEAAFYPRSALKPVQAVAMVRAGLPLDGELLSLAAASHSGEERHLDGARRILELAGVSEDALRNVPDMPFGSEVRDEWIRQGRGPSRLAQNCSGKHAAMLYTCVLNDWPLEGYLDPAHPLQQAIAEIVEDLTGQRIARVTVDGCGAPLFSVSLHGLARAAARITSAAPGTPEARVADAMRAHAEMASGAGRDVAALMKAVPGLLAKDGFEGVEVAALPDGRAVAVKISDGANRARVPVAAAALARAGVSADLLTEFQGEALLGGGREVGQVRPVRSLEPVAEAACA, encoded by the coding sequence ATGTACAGCAGTTCCGTCGCGGCCGCACCCCTGGTCCGTGAACCCCTCCACGCCCCGGTCGCCCACCTCATCCGCGGTGGCCTGATCGAGGGCACCCACTACGGCTCCGTCGTGGTCCTCGGCCGCGACGGGGACGTCCGCTTCCAACTCGGCGACATCGAGGCCGCGTTCTATCCGCGGTCCGCGCTCAAGCCGGTCCAGGCCGTCGCCATGGTCCGGGCCGGGCTGCCCCTCGACGGCGAGCTCCTCTCGCTCGCCGCGGCCAGCCACTCCGGCGAGGAACGCCACCTCGACGGGGCGCGGCGGATCCTGGAACTCGCGGGGGTCTCCGAGGACGCCCTGCGCAACGTCCCGGACATGCCGTTCGGGTCCGAGGTGCGCGACGAGTGGATCCGGCAGGGGCGCGGACCGTCCCGGCTCGCGCAGAACTGCTCCGGGAAGCACGCGGCGATGCTGTACACGTGCGTGCTCAACGACTGGCCCCTGGAGGGCTACCTCGACCCCGCGCACCCGCTCCAGCAGGCGATCGCCGAGATCGTCGAGGACCTCACCGGACAGCGGATCGCGCGCGTGACCGTCGACGGCTGCGGCGCGCCGCTGTTCTCGGTGTCCCTGCACGGTCTGGCGAGGGCCGCCGCCCGGATCACGTCTGCCGCTCCCGGTACTCCCGAGGCCCGGGTGGCCGACGCGATGCGCGCGCACGCGGAGATGGCGTCCGGGGCGGGTCGGGACGTGGCCGCGCTGATGAAGGCGGTGCCGGGGCTGCTCGCCAAGGACGGCTTCGAAGGTGTCGAGGTCGCGGCCCTTCCCGACGGGCGGGCGGTCGCCGTGAAGATCTCCGACGGGGCGAACCGGGCGCGGGTGCCGGTCGCCGCGGCGGCGCTCGCCCGTGCCGGGGTCTCGGCGGATCTGCTCACGGAGTTCCAGGGGGAGGCGTTGCTCGGGGGCGGCCGTGAGGTCGGGCAGGTGCGGCCGGTTCGTTCGCTGGAGCCCGTTGCCGAAGCGGCTTGCGCCTAA
- a CDS encoding DUF190 domain-containing protein gives MTRLTGRALRVTVHIGENDTWNHKPLYSEIVHRAHAAGLAGASVFRGIEGFGASSLIHTSRLLSLSEDLPVAVVIVDSETRVREFLPQLDELVTEGLVTLDECEVIRYVGRDGTQEPTRGKTGTKGKKSL, from the coding sequence ATGACGAGGCTGACCGGCAGAGCCCTGCGCGTGACCGTCCACATCGGCGAGAACGACACCTGGAACCACAAGCCCCTCTACAGCGAGATCGTGCACCGCGCCCACGCCGCCGGGCTGGCCGGGGCCAGCGTCTTCCGGGGGATCGAGGGCTTCGGCGCCTCCTCCCTGATCCACACCTCCCGGCTGCTGTCCCTCAGCGAGGACCTGCCGGTGGCCGTCGTCATCGTCGACAGCGAGACGCGCGTACGGGAGTTCCTGCCGCAGCTCGACGAACTCGTCACCGAGGGCCTGGTGACACTCGACGAGTGCGAGGTCATCCGGTATGTCGGCCGCGACGGGACCCAGGAGCCGACTCGGGGCAAAACGGGCACGAAGGGTAAGAAGTCGTTGTGA
- a CDS encoding amino acid permease, whose translation MSEQSLHDDVRKRSGHVDAGDEGYSKSLKSRHVNMIAIGGAIGTGLFLGAGGRLADAGPSLFIAYAVCGVFAFLVVRALGELVLYRPSSGAFVSYAREFLGEKGAYVAGWMYFLNWATTGIADITAVALYTHYWGMFADIPQWVLALIALAVVLTVNLISVKMFGELEFWFAIIKVGALVAFLLIGIFLLATQHPIDGHHPGPALITDNGGVFPNGLLPMLLIIQGVVFAYASVELVGVAAGETENPEKIMPKAINSIMWRVGLFYVGSVVLLSMLLPWNKYTAGESPFVTVLSNIGIPAAGGVMNLVVLTAAMSSLNSGLYSTGRILRSMAMSGSAPKFTSVMSRSQVPYGGILLTSGICVLGVGLNYVVPADAFEIVLNFAAIGILATWGMIMICHLLFWQKAEKGDLTRPGYRLPGSPWTELVTLAFLASVLVLMYADGGAGRTTVLCLPLIVAALVAGWYAVRGRVARAAGSTESTGA comes from the coding sequence GTGAGCGAGCAGAGCCTGCACGACGATGTGCGGAAACGTTCCGGCCATGTCGACGCCGGAGACGAGGGCTACAGCAAGTCGCTGAAGTCCCGGCACGTCAACATGATCGCCATCGGTGGCGCGATCGGCACCGGCCTCTTCCTCGGCGCCGGCGGCCGCCTCGCCGATGCCGGCCCCTCCCTGTTCATCGCCTACGCGGTCTGCGGCGTCTTCGCCTTCCTCGTGGTCCGCGCACTGGGCGAACTGGTCCTCTACCGGCCCTCGTCCGGCGCCTTCGTGTCCTACGCCCGGGAGTTCCTCGGCGAGAAGGGCGCGTACGTCGCCGGCTGGATGTACTTCCTGAACTGGGCCACCACCGGCATCGCCGACATCACCGCCGTGGCCCTCTACACCCACTACTGGGGCATGTTCGCCGACATCCCGCAGTGGGTGCTGGCGCTCATCGCCCTCGCGGTCGTCCTCACGGTGAACCTCATCTCCGTGAAGATGTTCGGCGAGCTGGAGTTCTGGTTCGCCATCATCAAGGTGGGCGCGCTCGTGGCGTTCCTGCTGATCGGCATCTTCCTGCTGGCCACCCAGCACCCCATCGACGGCCACCACCCCGGCCCGGCCCTGATCACCGACAACGGCGGCGTCTTCCCCAACGGCCTGCTGCCCATGCTGCTGATCATCCAGGGCGTCGTCTTCGCCTACGCCTCCGTAGAACTGGTCGGCGTCGCCGCCGGCGAGACCGAGAACCCCGAGAAGATCATGCCCAAGGCGATCAACTCGATCATGTGGCGCGTGGGCCTCTTCTACGTCGGCTCGGTCGTCCTGCTCTCGATGCTCCTGCCGTGGAACAAGTACACGGCCGGCGAGAGCCCCTTCGTGACCGTCCTGTCCAACATCGGCATCCCGGCGGCGGGCGGCGTGATGAACCTCGTCGTCCTCACCGCGGCCATGTCCTCGCTCAACTCCGGCCTGTACTCCACCGGCCGCATCCTGCGCTCCATGGCCATGTCCGGCTCGGCCCCGAAGTTCACCTCGGTGATGAGCCGCAGCCAGGTCCCCTACGGCGGCATCCTCCTCACCAGCGGCATCTGCGTCCTCGGCGTCGGCCTGAACTACGTCGTCCCCGCCGACGCGTTCGAGATCGTGCTGAACTTCGCCGCCATCGGCATCCTCGCCACCTGGGGCATGATCATGATCTGTCACCTGCTCTTCTGGCAGAAGGCCGAGAAGGGCGACCTGACCCGCCCCGGCTACCGACTGCCGGGCTCCCCGTGGACCGAACTCGTGACGCTGGCCTTCCTCGCCTCCGTCCTGGTCCTCATGTACGCCGACGGGGGCGCCGGCCGCACCACCGTGCTGTGTCTCCCGCTGATCGTCGCGGCCCTGGTCGCCGGCTGGTACGCGGTCCGGGGCCGGGTCGCCCGGGCGGCCGGCAGCACCGAATCGACAGGCGCGTGA
- the crcB gene encoding fluoride efflux transporter CrcB, giving the protein MNWLLVVAGAVVGAPLRYLTDRAVQSRHDSVFPWGTFAVNVTGCLVLGLLTGAVAAGAAGSHLQLLLGTGLCGALTTYSTFSYETLRLAETGARLYAAANVAVSLVAGLGAAFAGVALAQVLWA; this is encoded by the coding sequence GTGAACTGGCTGCTGGTCGTCGCGGGTGCCGTGGTGGGTGCCCCGCTCCGCTATCTCACCGACCGCGCGGTGCAGTCGCGGCACGACTCGGTCTTCCCCTGGGGCACCTTCGCCGTGAACGTCACGGGCTGCCTGGTCCTCGGCCTGCTCACCGGGGCGGTGGCGGCCGGGGCCGCGGGGTCCCACCTCCAGCTGTTGCTGGGCACCGGCCTGTGCGGGGCGCTGACGACGTACTCGACCTTCTCGTACGAGACCCTGCGGCTGGCGGAGACCGGGGCGCGCCTCTATGCCGCCGCCAACGTGGCCGTGAGCCTTGTGGCGGGTCTGGGAGCGGCCTTCGCGGGGGTGGCGCTGGCGCAGGTGCTGTGGGCGTAG
- a CDS encoding FadR/GntR family transcriptional regulator, whose translation MEAVLAHLRGAIERGEYAIGDKLPSEAELCRTLEISRPVLREALRALQTMGLTVSKTGKGTFVVANAVEDPTFGDYAASDLLEVRRHVEIPVAGYAATRRTPENLDHLAHLLDRMERETDTTAWVAMDTLFHLAVAEAAQNPVFRRVIEEIRDALARQSAFLNELGGRREQSNREHRAIVEALIDGSEHDAVEAMSHHLDRVETTLTDIVRSPRTDADPSTESEPQA comes from the coding sequence ATGGAGGCGGTGCTGGCGCATCTGCGTGGCGCCATCGAGCGCGGGGAGTACGCCATCGGCGACAAGCTCCCCTCCGAGGCGGAGCTCTGCCGCACCCTGGAGATCAGCCGGCCCGTCCTGCGCGAGGCCCTCAGGGCCCTGCAGACCATGGGCCTGACCGTCTCCAAGACCGGCAAGGGCACCTTCGTGGTGGCCAACGCGGTGGAGGACCCCACCTTCGGCGACTACGCGGCCAGCGACCTCCTGGAGGTCCGCCGGCACGTCGAGATCCCCGTCGCCGGGTACGCGGCCACCCGCCGCACCCCGGAGAACCTCGACCACCTGGCCCACCTCCTGGACCGGATGGAGCGGGAGACGGACACCACCGCCTGGGTCGCGATGGACACCCTCTTCCACCTCGCCGTGGCCGAGGCCGCCCAGAACCCGGTCTTCCGCCGGGTCATCGAGGAGATCCGGGACGCACTGGCGCGTCAGTCGGCCTTCCTCAACGAACTGGGCGGCCGCCGCGAGCAGTCCAACCGCGAGCACCGCGCGATCGTCGAGGCGCTGATCGACGGTTCCGAGCACGACGCGGTCGAGGCGATGTCCCATCACCTCGACCGCGTCGAGACCACCCTCACCGACATCGTGCGTTCCCCGCGCACGGATGCGGACCCCTCCACGGAAAGCGAACCCCAGGCGTGA